A stretch of the Sneathiella limimaris genome encodes the following:
- the phnY gene encoding phosphonoacetaldehyde dehydrogenase gives MKFAFRKEQMRIAGEKVDTPEHIGVFHPFNGEEIGSIPAGQVEHVRSAFQKAADYKSTLSRHDRYAILQKTADLLVERKEDISDTITAEAGLCKKDSLYEVGRAYDVFSLSARLCMMDDGEIFSCDITPHGKERKIFTLREPLQAISAITPFNHPLNQVAHKVAPSIATNNCMVLKPTEKTPLTALLLADVLYEAGLPPEMFSVVTGRPEDIADEMLLNEHAELVTFTGGVPIGKYIAEKAGYKRKILELGGNDPLIVLKDADLEKATDLAVAGAYKNSGQRCTAVKRILVDDSVADRFVELLAEKTAKLKYGDPFDPSVDMGTVINEASAKLFEARVEDAVSKGAKLILGNKREGALYSPTVVDHVPFDCELVKEETFGPVAPVIRFKDIDDAIRISNSTAFGLSSGVCTDSWPHIKRFIEELNVGTVNIWEVPGYRIEMSPFGGIKDSGLGYKEGVLEAMKSFTNVKTYSLPW, from the coding sequence ATGAAATTTGCATTTCGAAAAGAGCAGATGCGCATCGCAGGTGAAAAGGTTGATACGCCTGAACATATTGGCGTTTTTCACCCTTTTAATGGTGAAGAAATTGGTTCAATTCCTGCAGGCCAGGTTGAACATGTTCGCTCAGCCTTTCAAAAGGCAGCAGACTACAAGTCCACACTTTCCCGTCATGATCGCTACGCCATTTTACAAAAGACTGCCGATCTTTTGGTAGAACGAAAAGAGGATATTTCGGACACCATAACGGCAGAAGCTGGTCTCTGTAAAAAAGACAGCCTTTACGAGGTTGGTCGTGCCTACGATGTTTTTAGCCTTTCTGCGCGCTTATGCATGATGGATGACGGCGAGATTTTCTCTTGTGATATCACGCCGCATGGCAAGGAGCGAAAGATCTTCACCTTGCGCGAACCCCTTCAGGCTATTAGTGCAATTACACCGTTCAATCATCCTTTGAACCAGGTTGCGCATAAAGTGGCCCCCTCTATTGCCACAAATAACTGCATGGTCTTGAAGCCTACTGAGAAAACACCACTGACTGCCTTGCTTTTAGCAGATGTGCTTTATGAGGCAGGGTTGCCTCCCGAAATGTTTTCTGTAGTGACTGGCCGACCAGAGGACATTGCTGACGAAATGCTTCTCAATGAACACGCAGAGTTGGTGACTTTCACTGGTGGTGTTCCTATTGGCAAATATATTGCGGAAAAAGCAGGCTATAAACGTAAAATTTTGGAGCTCGGAGGTAATGATCCTCTTATCGTCCTCAAAGATGCGGATCTTGAAAAGGCAACAGATCTTGCGGTAGCCGGTGCCTATAAAAATTCCGGTCAACGTTGTACTGCTGTTAAACGGATCTTGGTCGATGACAGCGTTGCTGATCGGTTTGTTGAGTTGTTGGCAGAAAAGACTGCTAAGTTGAAATATGGTGATCCGTTCGATCCATCAGTTGATATGGGCACGGTCATTAATGAAGCCTCTGCCAAGCTCTTTGAGGCGCGAGTTGAAGACGCTGTTTCCAAAGGAGCGAAGCTGATCCTAGGCAACAAACGGGAAGGGGCACTTTATTCTCCGACCGTTGTAGATCACGTGCCATTTGATTGCGAACTTGTAAAAGAGGAAACTTTCGGACCAGTTGCACCAGTCATCCGTTTTAAGGATATCGATGATGCCATCCGAATTTCAAACTCAACAGCATTTGGATTGTCATCTGGTGTTTGTACAGATAGCTGGCCTCATATAAAGCGATTTATTGAGGAATTGAATGTTGGGACGGTAAATATTTGGGAAGTTCCGGGTTATCGAATTGAGATGTCTCCGTTCGGTGGTATTAAGGATTCTGGCCTTGGCTATAAAGAAGGTGTTCTCGAAGCGATGAAAAGCTTCACAAATGTAAAAACTTACTCATTGCCCTGGTAA
- a CDS encoding ABC transporter ATP-binding protein, with the protein MLLETRDLISGYGEAIILKGLSTQIEKGKITAIMGRNGMGKTTFVKTVMGLLPVSSGSISFRNTQLHKLKTNQIAKLGIGYVPQGREVFEQFTVAENLRLAALGSSLNNLDMLDQIYNWFPILKERLRQKAGTFSGGQQQILAIARALITDPEILLLDEPSEGIQPSIVHEIAETLKMIATETGLTIVMVEQNLDMVRTMADEIQFMENGEIQKTVSSEVFASTPELTHRYLGI; encoded by the coding sequence ATGTTGCTTGAAACGCGGGATCTTATTTCAGGCTATGGAGAGGCTATAATCCTGAAAGGTCTTTCTACACAGATCGAAAAAGGCAAGATCACAGCGATCATGGGTCGAAATGGGATGGGCAAAACCACATTCGTCAAAACTGTTATGGGGTTATTACCAGTTTCAAGCGGTTCAATCTCTTTTCGAAACACTCAGTTGCATAAATTAAAAACCAACCAGATTGCAAAACTGGGAATTGGATATGTCCCACAAGGTAGAGAAGTTTTTGAGCAGTTCACCGTAGCAGAAAACTTACGTCTAGCCGCTTTAGGTTCCAGTCTTAATAATCTTGATATGCTGGACCAAATTTATAATTGGTTTCCAATCCTGAAAGAGCGATTGCGCCAAAAAGCAGGAACTTTTTCCGGTGGCCAGCAACAGATCCTTGCAATCGCCCGCGCCCTGATCACTGATCCCGAAATTCTGTTATTGGATGAGCCATCCGAGGGGATCCAGCCAAGTATTGTTCATGAAATTGCAGAAACACTGAAAATGATTGCGACCGAAACTGGCCTTACCATTGTTATGGTGGAGCAGAATCTGGATATGGTCAGAACCATGGCGGATGAAATACAGTTTATGGAAAATGGGGAAATTCAGAAGACCGTAAGCTCGGAAGTCTTCGCTTCCACTCCAGAACTGACCCATCGGTATTTGGGGATCTGA
- a CDS encoding isochorismatase family protein — translation MQTDQITTALTEAMPIAIGKLDLEKDCKRVGLIIVDEVNGFATVGAGNLAPPVPNEQVSTMVSETDRLAKQFTEQGWPILAFLDTHVPGKPEPPYPPHCEAGTGEEELVPELKWLETDSNTTLVRKDCINGFIGAIAKTGENAVVEWVKAHQLTDILVVGICTDICVMDFVLTSLSARNHDMMPGLENIHVYDKGCSTFNLPLEVAREAGLPDQAAHPQDVTHYMGLYFMASRGANLVGSVA, via the coding sequence ATGCAAACCGATCAGATTACTACAGCACTTACCGAGGCGATGCCAATTGCGATCGGCAAACTGGATCTTGAAAAAGATTGTAAGCGGGTCGGTTTGATCATTGTTGACGAAGTGAATGGCTTTGCGACGGTTGGGGCTGGAAATTTGGCCCCGCCTGTTCCTAACGAGCAGGTTTCCACAATGGTCAGCGAGACAGATCGGCTAGCCAAGCAGTTTACTGAGCAAGGTTGGCCTATTTTGGCCTTTTTGGATACCCACGTTCCGGGAAAACCTGAGCCACCCTATCCACCTCATTGTGAGGCAGGCACAGGTGAAGAAGAATTAGTGCCTGAATTGAAGTGGCTAGAAACAGACTCCAACACCACACTAGTGCGCAAAGACTGTATCAATGGATTTATTGGTGCAATTGCCAAAACAGGCGAAAACGCTGTTGTCGAATGGGTAAAAGCCCATCAACTCACTGATATTCTTGTGGTCGGAATTTGTACTGATATTTGCGTGATGGATTTTGTGCTGACCAGCCTGAGTGCCAGAAATCATGACATGATGCCGGGGCTTGAAAACATTCATGTCTATGACAAGGGATGCTCCACTTTTAATTTGCCGTTAGAGGTGGCGCGTGAGGCTGGTTTGCCGGATCAGGCAGCACATCCACAGGATGTTACCCATTATATGGGGCTATATTTTATGGCCTCTCGAGGTGCTAATCTGGTCGGAAGTGTCGCCTAA
- a CDS encoding ABC transporter permease subunit, whose translation MRNNLPTLIVFVAMGLLPLVTSDYWTSQLNYYLIYGLFAMSLSLTWGYGGILCLGQAIFFGIGAYVMAVTTKGMLDPIPTSFYLGLLLAMMAGAAFAALLGYFLFAGRGIHGAYLAIITLAIAMVLERLMSNWYELGGYNGLLDIPPINLALFGDPIDIWDPLPTFYILWGIVFTIALWLSWLTQSDVGLKLIALRTNPDRLPYFGFRPLTIRLQVFCLSAAIAALAGALFVTIDGFASPTLIGFGLSTEVLIWVAIGGKEVLIAAFLGAVLTRLTESWLSEIFGDYWILILGTLFMISVVLLPKGLIASLIDWLQKPRKST comes from the coding sequence GTGAGAAATAATCTTCCGACCCTCATTGTCTTCGTAGCGATGGGGCTCCTGCCGCTTGTTACTTCCGACTATTGGACAAGTCAGCTCAACTATTACTTAATATACGGGCTATTTGCCATGTCCCTATCGCTAACCTGGGGATATGGAGGCATCCTATGCCTGGGACAAGCAATTTTCTTCGGGATCGGAGCCTATGTCATGGCGGTTACCACCAAAGGGATGCTGGATCCCATACCCACCAGTTTTTACCTGGGGCTTCTCCTTGCCATGATGGCAGGCGCGGCATTTGCTGCACTGCTCGGCTATTTCCTTTTTGCTGGCAGAGGCATCCACGGGGCCTATCTCGCGATCATAACACTTGCCATTGCAATGGTACTGGAACGGTTGATGAGCAATTGGTATGAGCTGGGAGGCTACAACGGACTACTGGATATACCGCCTATCAATCTTGCCCTATTTGGCGATCCAATAGATATATGGGACCCTCTACCGACCTTCTATATTCTATGGGGCATTGTTTTTACGATTGCATTATGGCTGAGCTGGCTAACTCAGTCTGATGTTGGTTTGAAACTCATTGCCCTCAGAACAAATCCCGACCGACTGCCTTATTTTGGATTTCGCCCCCTCACCATCAGGCTACAGGTTTTTTGCCTAAGCGCTGCAATAGCTGCACTTGCTGGGGCACTTTTTGTCACGATAGACGGGTTTGCCTCCCCCACGTTAATCGGATTTGGTCTTTCCACTGAGGTCCTAATCTGGGTTGCCATAGGTGGGAAAGAAGTCTTGATTGCTGCCTTTCTCGGGGCTGTCCTGACGCGCCTCACCGAAAGCTGGCTATCGGAAATCTTTGGAGATTACTGGATACTGATCCTTGGAACCCTTTTTATGATCAGTGTCGTTCTTCTGCCCAAGGGATTAATCGCAAGCCTAATCGACTGGCTCCAAAAACCCCGTAAATCAACTTAA
- a CDS encoding branched-chain amino acid ABC transporter permease, translated as MDILIPLVDASSYILILVLIALGLMIIFGMMGVINMAHGELFMLGAYVMVMAQSLSLPFWLGIVLAPIVVGAIGLVIEYCLIRHIYLRPIDTILATWGLSIALKQAIVLLFGPEAQSVVTPISSTLTVGEFSYPLYRLLVMGISLFLIGGTFWLFLKTDFGLMARAVIARPDTAATLGINTRRMYRWSFVIGTALAGLAGALIAPTISVDPQMGLGYLVPGFLSILVGGAGPLAGVLVGGTAVGGTNSLLTVWISPVAAQIAVFILAILIIRLRPEGILGGRREK; from the coding sequence ATGGATATTCTTATTCCTCTCGTCGATGCGTCGTCTTACATCCTGATCCTCGTTCTTATTGCGCTCGGGCTAATGATTATTTTTGGCATGATGGGCGTCATCAACATGGCACATGGTGAGCTCTTTATGTTGGGCGCTTATGTCATGGTCATGGCCCAAAGCCTGAGCCTCCCTTTCTGGCTTGGTATCGTACTGGCGCCTATAGTCGTTGGCGCCATTGGTCTTGTCATTGAGTACTGCCTAATTCGACATATTTATCTGCGGCCGATAGATACAATCCTCGCCACTTGGGGCCTCTCAATTGCCTTAAAGCAGGCTATTGTTTTGCTTTTTGGGCCGGAAGCACAGAGTGTCGTAACACCAATCAGCTCCACCCTGACGGTGGGTGAATTTAGCTATCCGCTATACCGTTTACTTGTTATGGGAATTTCACTGTTCCTTATCGGCGGAACATTCTGGCTGTTCCTGAAAACCGACTTCGGCCTCATGGCGAGAGCCGTAATTGCCCGCCCAGACACCGCAGCCACTCTTGGGATTAATACTCGGCGCATGTATCGATGGAGCTTTGTTATAGGCACAGCGTTAGCAGGACTTGCGGGCGCACTTATCGCACCCACCATCAGTGTTGACCCTCAAATGGGTCTTGGATATCTCGTTCCAGGCTTTCTCTCCATCTTGGTGGGCGGTGCCGGTCCACTAGCAGGGGTTTTGGTCGGCGGCACTGCCGTTGGCGGAACGAATAGCTTACTGACAGTTTGGATTTCGCCAGTTGCCGCTCAAATAGCTGTTTTTATACTGGCCATCCTCATCATACGCCTCCGACCCGAAGGAATTTTGGGAGGACGCCGTGAGAAATAA
- a CDS encoding ATP-binding cassette domain-containing protein, with product MSFLEIESLTKRFGGVTAVDNFSLSIEEGSLTAIIGPNGCGKSTLFNLISGTFSADSGHIILDGVNMTPLGVQQIADLGVGRKFQVPSIFPDLTVRQNLRLPSLAPHHSESDSPGKKLEEILELTNLSNKLEITASHLSHGEKQWLEIGMVLMQSPKLFLLDEPTAGMTVGETAATANLIKTLTHKQDLTVIVIEHDIAFIEKLGCPLTVMSKGHVLKSGPFETIRNDPEVQELYFGTGGGHVA from the coding sequence ATGTCTTTTCTTGAAATAGAATCGCTCACGAAAAGATTCGGCGGAGTAACTGCCGTTGATAATTTCTCCCTATCCATTGAAGAAGGGAGCCTGACAGCTATCATCGGCCCCAATGGCTGTGGCAAGTCAACGCTGTTCAATCTGATTAGTGGAACTTTTTCTGCAGATAGCGGCCATATCATCCTTGACGGAGTGAATATGACACCGCTGGGCGTTCAACAAATTGCCGATTTGGGAGTTGGGCGGAAATTCCAAGTGCCCTCAATCTTTCCAGATTTAACTGTCAGACAGAATTTGCGATTACCAAGTTTAGCGCCACATCATTCCGAGTCTGATAGCCCCGGCAAGAAGTTAGAGGAAATCTTGGAACTGACAAACCTGTCCAATAAATTAGAGATCACCGCAAGCCATCTCTCACACGGGGAAAAGCAGTGGCTGGAAATTGGAATGGTCCTGATGCAATCGCCGAAACTTTTTCTATTGGATGAGCCAACTGCCGGAATGACTGTTGGGGAGACTGCTGCGACAGCTAATCTCATAAAGACGCTCACACATAAGCAGGACCTGACGGTTATCGTGATTGAGCATGATATTGCCTTCATTGAAAAACTGGGGTGCCCCCTCACAGTTATGAGTAAAGGCCATGTTCTGAAATCCGGCCCCTTTGAAACTATTCGCAATGACCCAGAAGTTCAGGAACTCTATTTCGGAACAGGAGGTGGTCATGTTGCTTGA
- a CDS encoding hydantoinase B/oxoprolinase family protein, producing the protein MTQIDPITLSVIQNGLIQVCNEMDLAFVRAAFSPVISEALDRSDGIYGAETGELIAQGELGLPVFVGTMQFSTQAVIERAKNVRPGDIYIVNDPYLGGTHLMDVKFVKPFYYNGKLWSWLANTGHWPDLGGSVPGGFSANATEVEQEGLRLPPVKLFKEGELDPEILSIILSNIRISDQRIGDIKAQAAALKVGEDRLTALLDKYGEETVRQSIAELKDRAEEQMRAKIRQIPDGQYQGQSFVDSDGVVDAPLEINLDIEVKGEEMIFDLSRSSPPCMGPMNSVLATTKSSIYLAVKHIFPDIPINSGTFAPLIVHDPDGTFLYAKYPRPVSGCAAEVSQRIAEAVFNALVDVMPTELFAAPAGTSGNLAVGGYDTEKDKSYVMYVISGGGYGGYLDSDGLTNGCSTIGISKTTPIEVMEQYYPVLFEEYSLHEGSGGAGEFRGGFGINYTLSLKRGEARASMVMDHGRYGPKGALGGKDGGTNKVRVHAGDEDYIPPHLSKDQNIRISAGDKIFISTPGGGGYGNPYARNPAKVAEDVDQGYYTPKQALDLFRVALDPQTGKVDEGATAALRAEP; encoded by the coding sequence ATGACGCAAATTGATCCAATTACCTTGTCCGTTATCCAAAACGGATTAATCCAGGTGTGCAATGAAATGGATCTTGCTTTTGTTCGGGCTGCTTTTAGCCCGGTCATATCAGAGGCGCTGGATCGATCAGATGGAATTTATGGTGCTGAGACAGGGGAATTGATTGCGCAGGGGGAGCTGGGATTACCCGTATTTGTTGGCACCATGCAGTTTTCAACCCAGGCCGTCATCGAGAGGGCGAAGAATGTGCGCCCTGGCGATATCTATATCGTCAATGATCCCTATCTTGGGGGTACGCATCTGATGGATGTCAAGTTCGTGAAGCCCTTTTATTACAACGGTAAACTTTGGTCATGGCTTGCCAATACGGGGCATTGGCCGGATCTCGGTGGATCCGTGCCGGGTGGGTTTTCTGCAAACGCGACAGAGGTTGAACAGGAGGGACTTCGCCTTCCCCCGGTGAAGCTGTTCAAAGAAGGGGAATTGGATCCTGAAATTCTCTCCATCATCCTTTCCAATATCCGGATTTCAGATCAACGGATCGGTGATATCAAAGCTCAGGCTGCGGCACTGAAAGTTGGAGAAGATAGGCTCACCGCGCTTCTTGATAAATACGGTGAGGAAACTGTCCGCCAATCGATCGCAGAATTGAAAGACCGTGCCGAAGAACAGATGCGTGCTAAAATTCGGCAGATCCCTGATGGTCAATATCAAGGGCAATCTTTTGTCGACTCTGATGGCGTTGTGGATGCGCCGCTCGAGATAAATCTCGATATTGAAGTGAAGGGTGAAGAGATGATCTTTGATCTCTCCCGTTCAAGTCCGCCTTGTATGGGGCCAATGAATTCGGTTCTAGCAACAACAAAATCATCTATTTATCTGGCAGTAAAACATATTTTTCCAGATATCCCCATTAATTCCGGGACGTTTGCCCCATTGATCGTTCATGATCCAGACGGAACGTTCTTATATGCAAAATATCCAAGACCAGTTTCTGGGTGTGCTGCCGAAGTTAGCCAACGAATTGCGGAAGCCGTTTTCAATGCTCTCGTGGACGTTATGCCAACAGAATTGTTTGCTGCGCCAGCCGGAACCTCTGGTAACCTAGCGGTTGGGGGGTATGATACGGAAAAAGATAAGTCCTACGTCATGTATGTCATCTCCGGCGGTGGTTATGGCGGTTATTTGGATAGCGATGGATTGACGAACGGTTGCTCAACCATCGGGATTTCCAAGACAACGCCAATCGAAGTTATGGAGCAATATTATCCGGTTTTGTTTGAAGAATATTCCTTGCACGAAGGCTCCGGCGGTGCCGGCGAATTTAGGGGTGGTTTCGGGATTAATTACACTTTGTCCTTGAAGAGGGGAGAGGCGAGAGCATCCATGGTGATGGACCACGGTCGATACGGTCCTAAGGGAGCACTCGGCGGCAAAGACGGCGGAACCAACAAAGTTCGGGTTCACGCTGGTGATGAAGATTATATTCCGCCTCATTTATCCAAAGATCAAAACATCCGGATTTCTGCAGGCGATAAAATATTTATCTCGACGCCAGGTGGCGGTGGCTACGGAAATCCCTATGCTAGAAACCCAGCCAAAGTGGCTGAGGATGTGGATCAGGGTTATTACACGCCGAAACAGGCTCTTGACCTATTCAGGGTCGCGCTGGATCCTCAAACGGGAAAAGTCGATGAGGGTGCAACCGCCGCTTTAAGAGCTGAGCCTTAA
- the phnA gene encoding phosphonoacetate hydrolase: MSKAEIAVNGRSYAWPKQPVVVVCIDGSEPAYIEQAIKDGVMPYMEKALANGADLRADCVVPSFTNPNNLSIVTGQPPKVHGICGNYFYDVDADAEVMMNDPKFLRVPTIFKAFFDEGAKIAVVTAKDKLRKLLGHGLDVTSGRAICFSSEKSADATMAENGIDDAASWIGREVPSVYSAELSEFIFACGVKLMDEFKPDLMYLSTTDYIQHKHAPGTPVANEFYAMLDKYMAELDARGAVIALTADHGMKPKFGEDGQPDVIYLQDVLDEWLGDGKARVILPITDPYVVHHGALGSFATAYLPEENRSEIIERLKALDGIEESLSRAEGCAKFELPEDRTGDVILVSTTNKVLGTSVSKHDLTALKEPLRSHGGVSEQRVPLLCNKPVQGIDDGRRLRNFDIFDMALNYAQ; the protein is encoded by the coding sequence ATGTCGAAAGCTGAAATCGCTGTTAATGGACGCAGCTATGCCTGGCCGAAGCAACCGGTTGTCGTGGTCTGCATCGATGGTAGTGAGCCCGCATATATTGAACAGGCCATCAAAGACGGTGTCATGCCTTACATGGAGAAGGCTTTAGCAAACGGCGCGGATCTAAGAGCTGATTGTGTGGTGCCGAGCTTTACCAACCCCAATAACCTGTCCATCGTTACAGGTCAGCCACCCAAGGTCCATGGAATTTGTGGTAACTACTTTTACGATGTTGATGCTGATGCAGAGGTTATGATGAATGACCCTAAATTCCTTCGGGTCCCAACTATTTTTAAAGCCTTTTTTGATGAAGGCGCGAAGATTGCCGTTGTCACAGCAAAGGATAAGCTCCGGAAATTGCTCGGCCATGGGTTGGACGTGACAAGCGGGCGGGCGATCTGTTTTTCCTCGGAAAAATCTGCAGATGCGACGATGGCAGAAAATGGTATTGATGATGCGGCTAGTTGGATCGGCCGGGAAGTTCCATCAGTTTATTCTGCAGAATTGAGTGAGTTCATCTTTGCCTGTGGCGTTAAATTGATGGATGAGTTTAAGCCAGACCTCATGTATCTCTCCACCACTGACTATATTCAACATAAGCATGCCCCTGGAACGCCAGTGGCAAATGAATTCTACGCGATGCTTGATAAATACATGGCTGAGTTGGACGCACGTGGTGCCGTAATCGCATTGACTGCCGATCATGGTATGAAACCAAAATTTGGAGAAGATGGCCAACCGGATGTCATATATCTGCAGGATGTCTTGGATGAATGGTTAGGGGATGGAAAAGCGCGGGTTATCCTGCCGATCACAGATCCTTATGTCGTCCATCATGGCGCTCTCGGATCTTTTGCAACAGCCTACCTGCCAGAGGAAAATCGCTCAGAAATCATTGAGCGTTTGAAGGCGCTGGATGGCATCGAAGAAAGCCTTTCCCGTGCGGAAGGCTGTGCGAAATTCGAACTTCCGGAAGATCGAACAGGTGACGTGATTTTGGTGTCCACAACGAATAAAGTTTTGGGCACCAGCGTTAGTAAGCATGATCTCACTGCGCTGAAAGAGCCACTTCGCTCACACGGTGGAGTTTCAGAGCAGCGTGTTCCTCTGTTGTGCAACAAACCTGTTCAGGGAATAGATGATGGGCGCCGACTTCGCAATTTCGATATATTCGATATGGCTCTAAACTATGCGCAATAA
- a CDS encoding ABC transporter ATP-binding protein, giving the protein MSKLELRDVVAGFENGGELGPINLSVKKGAMLALLGASGSGKTTTLRLIAGLHEPLSGDILFSDHSLLTLSSKKRKVGMVFQNFGLFPHMTVENNINFGLRMKKAGNSEISKRTKDMIAAMKLGGLEGRFPHQLSGGQQQRVALARTLILDPDILLLDEPLSNLDANLRKETAAFISNLQREFGITTVFVTHDQEEALLLADEVAVIDQGAVLQVASPREISEKPNCLSVAKFMGVENLIPVLGKSEFGFETPIGEVQLQNGQSNLSNIPKFLMVRSEQIVLSDISEDATQTLMNSYVGEISDARYLSGFMTYKIRVNNEVLTARSAKDRIFKTGQRVGVMLNPETLWPIEDER; this is encoded by the coding sequence TTGTCCAAGCTTGAGCTTAGAGACGTCGTAGCGGGGTTCGAGAATGGGGGAGAGTTGGGCCCTATAAATCTCTCAGTTAAAAAAGGCGCGATGCTAGCTCTGCTGGGAGCCTCAGGATCTGGTAAAACGACAACTTTGAGATTGATTGCCGGACTACATGAGCCTTTGTCTGGGGATATCCTCTTTAGTGATCATTCATTATTAACGCTCTCCTCAAAGAAGCGAAAAGTTGGAATGGTGTTCCAAAATTTTGGCCTTTTCCCGCATATGACGGTGGAGAACAACATCAATTTTGGCCTTCGCATGAAGAAGGCTGGCAACTCAGAAATATCCAAGCGGACAAAGGATATGATTGCAGCGATGAAACTGGGCGGTTTGGAAGGGCGATTTCCCCATCAATTGTCCGGTGGGCAACAGCAAAGGGTCGCACTTGCAAGAACGTTAATTCTCGATCCAGACATTCTTTTGTTGGATGAGCCACTCTCTAATCTGGATGCTAATCTTCGAAAAGAAACCGCGGCCTTTATTTCCAATCTTCAGCGCGAGTTTGGAATTACAACGGTTTTTGTAACCCATGATCAGGAAGAGGCCCTTCTCCTTGCAGATGAAGTGGCTGTTATAGATCAAGGTGCAGTTTTACAGGTTGCCTCCCCCAGAGAGATTTCAGAAAAACCGAATTGCTTATCAGTGGCAAAGTTTATGGGAGTAGAGAACCTTATACCGGTTTTGGGTAAATCGGAGTTTGGATTTGAAACACCCATTGGGGAAGTCCAATTGCAAAACGGCCAATCCAACCTCTCAAATATTCCAAAGTTTTTAATGGTCAGATCAGAGCAAATTGTCCTCTCTGACATTTCGGAAGATGCTACCCAAACACTGATGAATAGCTATGTAGGTGAGATTTCCGATGCGCGATACTTATCTGGTTTTATGACCTACAAAATTCGCGTCAACAATGAAGTTTTGACCGCAAGATCAGCAAAAGATCGAATATTTAAAACGGGTCAGAGAGTAGGGGTGATGCTCAACCCTGAGACCTTATGGCCGATAGAAGATGAGAGATGA
- a CDS encoding substrate-binding protein, with translation MTLISRRNLLLTTSAAVAAAGFPMPSIAAGKTIKIGAVQPFSGGLELFGKQAQMGLELAASEINAAGGIMGHQVEVLYEDNKTDPKTSVERARKVIQRDEAIAVSGPITSAARDAMAGTMKRMKTPLLYATNYEGGICDRYLFSFNTVPNQDTAPLIPYLKEAGVGDSYYMFGADYVWPRNMFKAANAMIKQIGGTSLGEEYTPFGVKDFSSVIRKIADSGAKILLFALPGADGITFIKQAEEFGLMQKVTVAFLGFAETYLGAFGVGKGEGMYAGLPMVANSEEPGVQEFVSKIRKREGDDAVVSFYVMTHYNSLMAVKGGLEKAGKVDKEALIDGMAGLTFDIPTGKAMITEADHHVAMNMYIGKTGGGTLNVEKALGVIEPAKQCG, from the coding sequence ATGACACTTATCTCACGAAGAAATTTGCTCCTGACAACTTCTGCGGCAGTGGCTGCCGCGGGTTTTCCAATGCCTTCCATCGCGGCTGGAAAGACGATTAAAATTGGTGCCGTGCAACCATTTTCCGGCGGGCTTGAGCTATTTGGTAAGCAGGCTCAAATGGGATTGGAGTTGGCCGCTTCTGAAATTAATGCCGCTGGTGGGATTATGGGCCATCAGGTAGAAGTTCTCTATGAAGATAACAAGACAGACCCCAAAACTTCTGTTGAGCGAGCTCGGAAAGTCATTCAGCGGGATGAGGCAATAGCTGTCTCTGGACCGATTACATCCGCTGCTCGCGATGCTATGGCTGGCACCATGAAACGAATGAAAACCCCGCTCTTATATGCCACCAACTATGAGGGCGGTATTTGTGACAGATATCTATTCTCATTCAATACAGTTCCAAACCAGGATACGGCACCTCTCATCCCTTATCTGAAAGAGGCGGGTGTTGGAGATAGCTACTATATGTTCGGTGCAGATTATGTCTGGCCACGGAATATGTTCAAGGCGGCCAATGCCATGATCAAGCAAATTGGCGGAACGTCTTTGGGCGAAGAATATACGCCGTTTGGCGTTAAGGACTTTTCATCGGTTATCCGTAAAATTGCGGACTCAGGTGCAAAAATTCTACTGTTCGCGTTGCCGGGTGCTGACGGTATCACCTTCATCAAGCAGGCTGAAGAATTTGGCTTGATGCAAAAAGTAACTGTTGCCTTCCTCGGTTTCGCAGAAACCTATCTAGGCGCGTTCGGTGTGGGTAAAGGGGAGGGCATGTATGCCGGTCTTCCAATGGTTGCCAATTCAGAAGAGCCAGGTGTTCAGGAATTTGTCTCCAAAATTCGCAAGCGTGAGGGTGATGACGCTGTAGTATCCTTCTATGTCATGACCCATTACAATTCCTTGATGGCAGTTAAGGGTGGTCTTGAAAAAGCCGGTAAGGTTGATAAAGAAGCGTTGATTGACGGCATGGCGGGTCTTACCTTTGATATACCAACGGGTAAAGCCATGATCACGGAAGCCGATCACCATGTCGCCATGAACATGTATATTGGTAAAACGGGCGGCGGAACTCTGAATGTTGAAAAGGCACTTGGAGTGATTGAGCCTGCGAAGCAGTGTGGCTAA